The nucleotide sequence TCATCTCCTACTCTTAATTCATTAGTTAAATTTACTACAGCTACTCCTATTTTTGAATAATAATGCATTACTTTTCCTACTTCACTTCTTTTTTCTTCCAATAACATCTCCTCTTTTCTATTTTATATTTATGCTATAAAATATAAAATCTTTTCTATATTTTTTTAAATAAATAAAATTTTCACATAAAGAATGTAAGTAATGCAATTATTATAGATATAAAAGATACCATTATAGTTATTATAAGTAATTTCATATCTTTTTCAATATTTTCAATTTCTAAATTATTAATCCCATTAATACTTGCTCCATCATACATTATTTCTTCTTCATTCATTCCAATATTTTTTATAAAAAATGCCAAATAAAGACTTTGAATTCATGAAAAATCTTAAAATAGTTTAAAATAGTTTAATAAAGTTCAAATAAATTTAAATGAAAAATATATAATCCTTTATTTTAAATAATGTTGGAGAGTGAAAGATGTTATAACTTTTTATAAACCTTTTTTTTTTAAATATTTAATATTTTTGTTATATTTTTTTATATTGAGAATTGGCTATGAAATTCAGTATCTATCTTTCTATGGGAAAAAGCTTTTGGGTTACAATATATGAAACTCCAATTAAAGAAAGCATAGAAAAGGTTGCAAAATATGGTTATAATGGTATTGAAATTATGCCTGAAGATCCAACCAAAGTGAATATTAATGAAATAAAGGAAATAATAGAAGAAAATAATTTAGAAGTAGCTGCAATTGGTTCTGGGCAGGTTTATACTTATCATCATCTTAGTTTTATTCATCCAAATAAAGAAATTAGAGAAAAAGCTATAAAAAAAGTGAATGAATGCATAGATTTTGCTAGAAAAATAGATTCAGGAATAGTTATAATTGGATTAGTTAAAGGAAAAATTGAAGAAGGAGTATCTTTAGATGAAGCTTGGAGGAACCTTATTGAATGCATAAAAAAATGTGGTGAATATGCTGAAAAAAATGATATAAAATTAGCTATTGAACCAGATAATAGATATGAAACAGATATAGTAAATAATGCTGATGAAGCTTTAAAATTAATTAAAGAAATTAATTTAAAATCTATAAAATTAATGCTTGATACATTTCATATGAATATCGAAGAAGTTTCTTTTTCTCAAACAATAAAAAATGTAAGTAAAGAATTAATTCATTTCCATGTAGCTGATAGTAATAGATGTGCACCTGGAATGGGGCATATAAATTTTAAAGAAATAATAGATACATTAAAAGAAATTAATTATAATGGTTATATCGGAATAGAAGTTCTTCCAAAACCTAATGCAGATGAAGCAGCTAAAAAAAGCATTGAATATCTTAAAAAATTATTATAATAATTCTAAAAAATATTTTCCAAGAAGATAAATTATAAAAAGTTATAATAAAGCTATAAAAATAGAAATTGTAAAATAAAGGTGCTTTTTAAAATGAAAGATAAAATGAGAGTTTTTATTTCTTCAAGATCTTTTGGAGTAGCTTGTCCAGAAGCTATAGAATTAATAAAAAAAGTTGCAGAAATTGAAAGATCAACGTTTGGAAGAAAATTAAATGAGAAAGAATTAATGGATATAGTTCCATATTATGATGGGATTATTATTGGAATGGATGAAGTAACAGAAAAAGTCATATATTCTTCAAAAAAATTAAAAGTTATTGCGAAACATGGTATTGGATTAGATAATATAGATTTAAATGCTGCTACAAAGCATGGAGTAATAGTTACCTTTGTTCCACAACAAAATGCAGATTCTGTTGCTGATTTTACCTTTTGTTTAATATTAGCTTTAGCAAGGAAAATCGTAGATGCACACCTTTCAACTATAAAAGGAGAATGGTCTCCTTTAAAATTTGTAGGTAAAGAAATATATGGAAAAACTTTAGGAATAATTGGATTGGGTTCAATAGGTTTAAGAGTAGCAAAAAGGGCAAAAGGTTTTGATATGAGAATTTTATGCACAACTGCTCATCCAGAAAAACATAAAAAAGAAGCAGAAATTTATGGGATAGAGTTTGTTAATTTAGAAACTCTTTTAAAAGAATCCGATATTATAACAATACATATTCCATTAACTCCTGAAACAAAAGGAATGATAGGAGATAAAGAATTTTCATTAATGAAAAAAGATGCTTTATTAATAAATACTGCTCGTGGACCAATAGTTAATGAAGAAGCATTAATTAAAGCATTAAAAGAGAAAAGAATTGCTGGAGCTGCATTAGATGTTTTTGAAAAGGAGCCACCTGATAAAGATAATCCATTATTTAAATTAGAAAATGTTATAGTTGCACCACATATGGCATCTTATACTGTTGAAGCATTATCAAGAGTTGATTTAACTCTTGCTCAAGATTTAGTAAAAGCTTTGAAAGGAGAAAAGCCACAATACATAGCTAACCCTCAAGTATTTGAAAGATAAAAATAGTAAAGTTTAAATTTTATAAAATTATCAATAATTGAATATGAATTTGAATAGATTAAAGCATAAAAGTCGTATTATTACTGAAGGTGTAGAAAGAGCTCCCCATAGGTCTCTTTTTAAAGCTATGGGATATACAAATGAAGATATAGAAAAACCATTTATAGGAATTGCTAATTCTTGGAATGAAATAATTCCTGGGCATTTACATCTTAATGAAATTAGTAAATACGTTAAAGATGGTGTTTATTCAGCTGGGGGAACACCGATCGAATTTAATACTATAGGTATATGCGATGGAATAGCAATGGGTCATGAAGGAATGAAAGCTTCTTTAGTTAGCAGAGATATTATAGCAGATTCTATAGAATTAATGACATTAGCTCATTGCTTTGATGCCTTAGTGCTTATAGCTAGTTGTGATAAAATCGAGCCAGGAATGATAATGGCAGCAGCTAGACTTAATATCCCATCAATTTTTATTAATGGCGGTCCTATGCTAACAGGAAAATTAGGAGAAAGGATGCTTGCATATGGTGATGTTTATGAAGCTATAGGAGCATATTCTGCAGGAAAAATATCATTAGAAGAATTTAAGAACATAGAAGAATTTGCATGTCCAGGAGTAGGATCATGTGCAGGATTGTATACAGCAAATACGATGGCTATATTAATAGAAGCATTAGGTTTATCATTACCTGGTAGTTCCACTATACCTGCTATTGATTCAAGAAGAAAAATAATTGCTAAAGAGACTGGAAAAGCAATATTAAAAGTTCTTGAGAATGATATTAAACCAAGAGATATATTAACTTTTGAATCTTTTGAAAATGCAATAACTGTTGATTTAGCTATGGGAGGATCGACAAATACTGTACTTCATTTATTAGCAATTGCTCATGAAGCAAATGTTAAACTTACAATTGATGATTTTGATAGGATAAATTCAAGAACTCCTCATATAGCAGATTTATTGCCTGGTGGAAGATTTCCAATATGGCAATTTGATAAAATTGGAGGAGTACCATTTTTAATGAAGAAATTATTAAAAGCTGGTTTATTAAATGAAGGTGTAATAACTGTAACTGGAAAAACTCTTAAAGAAAATTTAGAAGAATATTCATTTCCATTTATTGAAAAACAAGAAATAGTGAAAGATATAAATAATCCTATTAGGAAAACTGGAGCACTTGTAATTCTTAAGGGTAATTTAGCACCTGAAGGAGCAATAGTAAAAGTAGCTGGTGTTGAAAAATTAATACATGAAGGGCCTGCAAAAGTATTCAATTGTGAAGAAGATGCTTATAAAGCTATAATTAAAGGAGAAATAGAAAAAGGAGATGTAATAGTAGTAAGATATGAAGGACCAAGAGGAGGCCCAGGAATGAGAGAAATGTTATCCATAACAGCTGCTGTAGTTGGTAGTGGTTTAAGTAAGCATGTAGCACTTATAACTGATGGACGTTTTTCAGGTGCTACTAGAGGCTTAATGGTTGGACATGTATCTCCAGAAGCAGCAGTTGGAGGTCCTATAGCAATCGTAGAAAATAATGATATAATTCTAATAGATGCTATATCTAAGAAGCTTGAATTAAAAATAAGCAAAGAAGAAATTGAGAAAAGGCTAAAAAAATGGGTACCATCAAAACCTAAATATACTTGCGGCTCATTAGCTAGATATAGTAAATTAGCTTCATCAGCTTCAAAAGGAGCTTTAATGTCTATGTAATCTATTAAGAAAACATCATAAAAATATATAAATCTCAATATATTTAAATTGAAATGTGAAATTGATATGAATAAACTTCCTACAAAAATTGGAGGTGTGCCACTCTTACATGTTTTATTCTTTATTGAAGGCATTACAATGATAGCTTCTATGTATACTTTTACTGGTGTTATCTCATCAATTTTTGGTTCTTTAGCTGCTGAATTTGCTACAGTTATGTATCTTGTTTTAGGTGTTTTATGCTTTGCTACAGGTTGGGGTTTACTAAAAGGGAAATATAAAGCAATGAAAATACTTGCAATCCTTGGATTATTTGCAATACCAATAGCAACTATATTTAGTATAATTATATTATGGTTTTTATTAAAGTCTGAAACAAAGGAAGCAACTACTTAAATAAATACGATTTTACATAATATGTCTAAAAAATAATTTTAAAAATTTAATACAAAAATAAAAAAAGGGAAGTTATTATTTAAATTAATTTGAATGTTACGCCTAAGTACCAAACACTAAGTATTGCATAAACTGTAGTTACAATAATGCCAACTATTAACCAAAATACATGTGGTCTTGTCCATTTAGCTACTGTCTTTGGTATTTTATAATAATTCATGTAAATTAAAATTGGACAATATAAAGTCATAGATATAAAGTTTAATACTCCAGTAGTAATTAATAATTCACCAGGCTGGGCAAGAAGCATTGTTATACATGTTACAATTGTTAATACTATCACCCAGAAATAATACCACCATCTAAAAGATTTTACTCTAAGTCGCTTAAAGTTTGAATATAAATAATCTGCATGCATTCTTGATATAGCATCACATGATCCAAGCCAAGTATCTGCTATGAAAGCAGCTGCAACAATCCACATAAGAGCTCTTCCCCAATATCCCCAGAAAGCACCAAACCATTCTCCTTGATGTTTTACAAGTTCCCATCCTGAAGGAACTAATCCTCTTGGATTTAAAACAGAAAAGCCTAAGAACATGGTCCAAGTAACTGTAAGCATATTTACAAAAACTGCTATGGAATTATCTACATATAAGTACTTTAACCATTGCTTATATCTTTTATGATTCTCTGGAGTATCATAAGGTGCAACTCCTGTAGCAGGAATAGTTTCTGGTTTACCTGTAATTGGACTTGTAACACGTCCTATATATGAAGCCATTCCAACATGTTTATCTCTTACCCAATAGCTATACATAACATTGAAGAATCCACCCATTCCTGCAAAGCATATACATGTTAAGAATGTCGATGTATCTTTTGGATCCCAATTAGCTGGAAATCCTTGAACTTTAAATGCTGCACTAAGAAATCTAGGCCAATATGGGGCTACATCTGGATGAGAAATAGCAGCAGCTAAGCCTACAACACAGATTATTGTAACTACGATCATAAATTTTTCTATACCTTTATATATGACTGGAAATAATGTTAAACCTAAAAAGAATATAGCAACTGTTAAATATGCCCAGAAAAGCGTTTGGCTTCTCGCATCCCATCCAGGTGGGAAATTCGTAAGTGCAGCTAAAGCAGTTCCACCACCTGATGCATATCCTCCAAACCATGAGAAAGTAATAAGTAGCATAATCCACATTATAAATGAATATATTCTATTAAACCTTGTAAATCCTGCGAATGTAGCTTCGCCTGTTAAAGTAGTATATCTAATTAATTCAAGATTAACCCAATATTGTAAAAGGCATGCTGGCCAAAGCCACCATACAAATGCTTCTCCATATTTTGCAGCTAAATATGGCCACCAAATTAATTCTCCACTACCTTGTGCCATTGATGCCCATACCACACCTGGGCCCATCATTGCAAGTATTCCAGGAAGAATTGGAAAATCAGCACGTTTTAATGGTTCTAATTTACCTAAATGAATAACTTCTTCTCTTTTTTCCAACATTCTTCCTCGTTTATTATTTATTCTTCATCATATTTAAGTTTTTTGGAAAAATTTATAAAATATAGAAAATTGTAAAAATAAGCTTCTGGATGTTTCATGAAATTGTTTCACATTGTTTCATTTTATCCCTTATTATTAACTTTAAACATTTTATATTCAGTGATTTAGTGATGAGCTCAAAAACATTCATTATATTAAGCATAATTTTTGCATTGATTATAGGTTCTACTTTACAAATAACAATTGTTAATGCTGAAGATACTGAAAATGAATCTAATAGAGAAAAAGAATTAGCAGAAAATTTAATTTCGATTTATGAAGATACTCGAGAAAGAGCTTTAGAAATTCTAGAGAATCAAAGTTTGCCTGAAGAAGTTATTGAAGAAATAAATAATGCAATAGCTCAAGGAGATGCTTTAATGGAACAAGTAAGAGAACAAATAAGGTTAGGGAACTATACACAAGCAATAGAATTAGCTAAACAAGCTATAAATAGTTTAGGAAATGTTATTAGAAAACATTTAAGATTTAGAGAAAGAATTAGGGAAAGGCTTGAAGAACAAGCCGCTAAAGGTCTTCTTATAGCAATAGAAAGACACAGAGTTATGATAACAAGATTAGAAGAATTACTTGATAAACTTAAGGAAAAAGGATTTTCAATTGACAATGCAACAGCTATATTAGAAGAAGCAAGAACACTTTTAGATGAAGCTGAAACTCTTGCAGAAGAAGGAAATATCACAGGAGCTGTACATAAAATGACTGAATCTAGAAGACTTATAGGAAAAGCAATGTCTTCAGTAAAGAAATGTGCTCATGAAAAACTTATGCAAAAAGTTAGAAATGAAACTTTAAGAATGATAAAGAATATAGAGAAAGAAATAGAACGTGTGGAAAAGCATATAAGCAAATTAGGTAAATTAAAAGAAAAAATTCCTCCAAAAGCAACTAATAAAACAAAAATTGATGAGAGACTTCAAGGAATGATTAATCGTTTAGAACAATTAAAGCAAAAATTATCAGATATTCTAGAAAAAGGATCTGAAAATGCTATAGAAGGAATGAAGAATATAAAAGGGTTGCATGGAAAATTTAAAAATATTCAAGAAGAAATAAATGAAACCGAAGAAGAAATTGAAATAGAAGAGGATTAAAAACACATTATTATTTTTTATTTTTTAAGTAGAAAATATTTTAAACTATTTTGAACAATTCTGAACAATTATTTTTTTAGATAAAGGCATTACAAAAAATAAACATATTTATTTTACTGTACCCTCTTATTTTTTAAGAGAAAAGTGAGAAAAATAAATGTTAAATAAGCTTCTTATATTTACTCTTTTAACAATTGCTACACTCATGCCAATAAAACCATATTATTCAAGCACTTATACTGTATTAAATATAGAAGTATATGAGGATGGTTGGTGTGAAGTAACTCATATAATTACTAATATAAATTCAGAATTCATTAATGTATCTATCGCAAAAGATGCAGAATTTTTACTCGTTTTAGATTTTTCTGAAGAACCATTAGATTATGAACTATATAATGGAGAAATAAATATTTATTCTGAAAATTTAACAGGAGTAAAAATAATATATTATACTCAAAGTTTTACTTCTAAAAATACTGAAGGGGTATGGACATTTAATTTATTAACGGATGCAAATGAGATAAATATAATCCTTCCAAGATATTCCACTATATTAGGATTTGAAGAAACTCCTTTAAAAATAAGAATGGAATATGAAAAAATTTCTCTTTCATTCAATTCTAAAAAAATATCTTTTCATTATATTATTGAAGCGCCAATATTAAAAACTACAACTCAAACAAAGTCTAGTGAAACTTTAACAACTTATCTAAAAACAGAAACTCAATTTATTACTAAAACAATATCAAACAAAACTACTATTATAACTTCTTTAATCACGTATACGCTTACTGAAACTATTAAAGAATCTATAACAAAAATTGAAACTGAATTTGGTTTAAATATATTTTATATAATTTTGCCATTAATAGTAATTGCAATAATTTTAGTAATTATTTTATTAAAAAAGAAAAGAGAGACTATGCGTGAATATTTAACTGAAGAAGAAGAAGCAATAATAAATATTTTGAAAAAACGTGATGGAGTTTATCAAAGCGAATTAATAGAAATTCTTAATTTACCAAAAACAACTGTTTGGAGACATTTGAAAAGATTAGAGAAAATGGGAAAAATAAAAATCATAAGAAAAGAAAATAAAAATTATATTGTATTAAAATAGAAAATTTAATTTTAAATTTATTAAATAAAAAGAAAAAATATATTGGAATAAATATTTTTAAATATCTCCATAAATAATAATATAACCAAATAATAAAAATTTTAATGGAATACTTGGAGTAACCCAAATATCTTTATTTGAAACAAATTCTATTTCATTTTCTAATAAAGAATTTAAATTTTTATTATTTTTCTATTTATCATCTATGGACAATATCCTTCAATAGAATAAATATTTTTTTTATTTCTTACAATAATTAGAAGGATTATAATATTTACCTTTAAGGCAATTCGCCATAATAATCTCCTTTTTTAATTATTTTTAATATTTCTCTTCCAGAATGTGTTAATATTATACTTTCTCCAATTAATTTTATCAATCCTAATTCTTTTAATCTATTTTTCTCATTTTAATATCTTTTAATTTCTCTTCTTTAAAATATGGCTTAAGAGAAGCAATTAATAAAGTGATTGTTGGATATAATCTTCCTCTTATTGTTTTCATTAATTCTTTAATTTCTTGTTTTCTTATTGTAACTGCCTCAAATTGTTTTAAAGAAGGTAAAACTTGTTTTAATATTTCACATCCTGTAATATTTATAATAGCATCAACATCTTTTTCACTATCATTCATTATAAATAACTTTGTTCCTGCATTTCCAATAATAGAAGATAATATACATGCTAAATTGTATTTTCTCATTATTTTATTTACTATCTATATAGAAATTTTTATTGGAATTGCATTATTCACTCTTGGTAATAATACTATTGCTTCTCCTTTTTTTAATTCTTGCAATTTTATAGATTATTCTTTATTCAAATGCATTGTATCTGAAATTTTTTCTATATCACTTGAATATTGTAATCTTAAACATATTATTGTTCCACAAAGTGCAAGAATATCTCTTGATACATTTATTGGCCTTTGATCTATAATCCATATAGATTCATTAAATTTTCTCATTTCTTTTAACATTTTCTCAATTATTGTTTCTTTCCCTTCAAATTTAAATGGAACAATGTTATGTGCTTCTTCACAAACAATAATGTGAGGCAATCCAATATTATTATTCTTTTTCCTATAATCATAAACTTTCTTTAATATTATCCATGTTAATATATTAGAATCTCTTTCGGTATCTAAATTTTTTAAATCAAATATTACATTATTATTAAGAATATCTTCTATTTTTATTTCATTTTTATAGCAATTGAATATTTTTCCAATTTCTCCTTCTGCAAGCTCACTTAATCTACTTAATAAAGAAAAAACTTTATCTTTTGCTTTATTAGATTTAAAAATAATATCTTCATTTAAATTTTTCTCAATAAAATAAATAAAACTAATTAAATTATGATTATCAAAATTAAAAATATATTTTAAATACATTCTTCTAAAAATAGAAGAAACTAATGGTCCAAATTCATCTGGATATGCCATTGAAAATATCTCACTTAATATTTTAGCATGATTTTCATAATTATTATTTTCAAATAAATTAATTCTAAGATTATTGCTATTTAAAATTATAAAATCTTCAAAATCATTATATTCTCCATGTCTATCAAATATCATTACTTTTCCTCCAATATTTATATATTTTCTAATTAATTTCTTTGCAAGAGTTGTTTTTCCAGATCCTGGAACACCAAATATTGCTAAATGTAAAGGTAAATCTTCAATTCCAATTTTTATTTTTAATTTATTCTTAAAATATTCATAATATCCTAATAATATTCCATTTTTATTTATTTCATTTATATCAAATTCAAAATCAATATTCTTTTTATTAATATAAGATATACTTGGAATTTTAATATTTGGAATATTTATGAATAAAGATAATTCTTCATTTGTTAAATTTATTTTATTATTTAATATTTTTCTTAATAATAAATTCTTTGCTATACTATTTAAATTTAAAAAATTTATTTCTTTAATTTTAATATTATAAGAAGAAGAAAAAGAAGATTTTATACATTCTAAATATTTTCTTTGTTTTTTATATGCTTCTTCAATATTTATTGAAGGTGGCCCTATAACTACAATTATAGGAGAACATTTCCAATATCCAATTTCTTTATTCAATTTTTCATATTTATTATAAAGATAATTAATTTTATTAGATTTTTCAATATCATAACTAATGAATTTATTTTTAATATTGAATAATTTATTTTCTTCTAATTCTTTATAAATTTTAGAATATTCTGATAATATTTTTTTCTTTTTTAAAAATAAATAAAAAGAAGATAATATTCCATTGTATGATTTTATTGGAATACAAAATCTAAATGAACAATTGCTTTCAATAGAAGATATTAAAGAATTTTCAAGACCATTTTCAATATTAAGAATATTATCTATTTTCATTAATAAGAAAGATATTGATGAAAATTTTGAATTTCTTAATACAATTAATGAATTTTTATATTTTGAAATTGGTATGCCACCAATTGGCCATGTAATATTATCAATAGAAGGTTTTAATATTTCAATTTCAGAATTTGGATAACTTGATAATATGCATGATTTAATTTTTGATATTTCTAAATTTAAATTATTTAAAGAATTTATTATAGAAAATCTTATTTCATAATTGAATGGTTCATAAGATAATGAAAACATTCCTTCAAAATTGTTTATACATAATCCTCTAAGCATATTTATACTTGATTTAATATTTTCATTCTCTATAGATTTTATTCTTATTTCTGAAATATTTCTATTTGAAATATTAAAAGAATTTTTATTAAGAATAATATTCATTCCAAGAATTTTAAAATTATTTTGCTCAATTTTTCTTAAACTACTTATTTCAATTCTTTCATATACTATTTTTTTAAATTCAGTTAATGTCATATAAAATTGTATGAAATTTAAAGTATATAGACATTCTGATGGAACTCAGATAGCACTCAGATGGAACTTAGAAGAATTCAGATATTTTTCTATATTTAAAATAAAAAGTTATAAATGAGATTCTTCTAATTCTTCAATTCTTTTTTTAATAAGATTTATTGCCTTTTCTTTTTCATTAATTAAATATTGTGAAGCTTTAACTCCATGAGAAAAAGGAGCTCCTTTAGTTTTTCTTGGAATTTCTATGATTTCAATTAAACCTAAATCCTTAAGTTCATCTATTTCTTTAAGAATTTTCTTATAAGTTGTTTTAATAATTCTCTGAAGCTCTTTTTTAGATAAAAAGCTTTTTTGAGAAGTTAAAAGTATTAAAAGAATCTTACATTGAACAATACTTAAAGTTTCCATAATAAAAGATAAGTCTTTTTCTATTTTCTCTTCTTTTTTTAATTCTCTAAGACTTTCTATTTCTTCTATTTTACTTCTTTGAAATATTTGTGTAAAACTTATTCCTATTTTTCTTGAAATTATAATTAAAGAAATCGATCCTGTAATAATTATTGCAAAAATCCATGAATATAATGGAGTAGTTATAAGTATATTAATAATAGTAATAGATAAGCTTGCTATAATATAAATAAACCAAATAAAAATAAAATAATATTTAGCTAATTTAAATTTTTCATAAATAATAAGAATTAAAGTAATAGGAAGAGTTAATATTAATCCATAAAATATGAAATTTGCAATATAAGAATTAATAGGATTTAAATATTGATAAACAACATACGAAATAATAATACCAAAAAAAGATACTAATGATATTTTTATTATATGATCCGTTATTCCCATTATAAATCTATTTTAAAATATTTAAAGTAATAAAAAAGATTTTTCTTTATTTTAAATATAGAAAAATATCTGAATTCTTCTAAGTTCCATCTGAGTGCTATCTGAGTTCCATCAGAATGTCTATATACTTTCTTGAAATATTATATATTGGAGCTTTTGGAGTGAGCTATAGAGCAGCTTTTTCTTAGCGATAGTTAGCTATTTTTCTAAAATACTTTTTTTAATCAATTCATAGAATTTTAGGGAATTTTCTATCTCTTAGCTCACTCTAGCTCTAGGAGGTGATATTATGCAAATAAGGAAAATTGTAAAATTGAAAACTATTGATAATAATGAATCTCTTTGGAATATATTGAATTATTGGAATATTGCAAAGTATAGATATAGAAGAAATATAGAATTTGATTTACCATCAACATTAAAAGCTTCAATGAAACTATTCAATAAATTCAATGTTTCTCATTTAACATTTTGCGAAACTGGTTTCAATATGGGCTTTGATAATAATGAAATAAAGTTAACTAGCTTAGAGAAATACAAAAGAATTTCATTAAAAATCGATAATGATAGTATGAAATATCTTAAAAAAGAAATTAATAATGGAGCAAAAGCTACAATGATAATGGTTTTACCACCAAGTTATAAGAAAGGGCATCATAAAAGAAGAGAAATAGTTAGAAATAATCATTGGATTTTACATGTAACTTTAAAGAAAGATGTTAGACTTTTGACTAAAGAAGAATTCAAAAAGTTTCAAAGAATTGCAATAATAGGTGTAGATTTAAATTCAAAGCATGGTGTAGGATATGCAATATGGACTTGGAATAGAAGCAATGGTTCAATAAAAGAAGAAGAAATTGGATTTGTTAAACCAAAAATAAAGCCACATATATTTCAAGAAAAGAATTTGGAAAAACTTCAAAGAATTCATAAAGATTCAGTAAAATACAATATTAGATTTCAAAGAATAAATGCAAGAATAAGAAGGCAAAATAAAGATTGGATAGAAAAAGTTTCAAAGAATCTTATTGATATTGCTTTAAAAAGTATTGAGAAATATAATTGTGAAATTGCAATAATTTCATTTGAAGATTTAAAAGATTATGAAGTAAATAAAAATAATAACAATAATAAAATAAATAAAGCAAACAATCAATGGTTAAGGAAAATAATTCAAAGAACATTTGAGAAGAGCATATGGGGCCATTCTACAAAGGTATTAACATATCTACCAACATACAATAAAAATCAAAGAAATCTAAAACAAATTCTAATAAATCCTTATAGAACTTCAAAGATGTGTAGCAAATGTGGAAATAGAATAGAATTAATAACAAATAATGAAATATACTGTAAATATTGTAATAAACATAAAAATAGACATTTAAATAGTGCAGGTAATATAGTAAGAAAAACAATATTAAATATTTGCTATTTTATTGATGCCCTTCCAGAACATGTCGTTCTGGAGGACTTGCCAGAAGCCAAAACTTCCTATCATAGAAAATCCAGCATCCCCTATGAGTATNNNN is from Nitrososphaerota archaeon and encodes:
- a CDS encoding Nramp family divalent metal transporter: MLEKREEVIHLGKLEPLKRADFPILPGILAMMGPGVVWASMAQGSGELIWWPYLAAKYGEAFVWWLWPACLLQYWVNLELIRYTTLTGEATFAGFTRFNRIYSFIMWIMLLITFSWFGGYASGGGTALAALTNFPPGWDARSQTLFWAYLTVAIFFLGLTLFPVIYKGIEKFMIVVTIICVVGLAAAISHPDVAPYWPRFLSAAFKVQGFPANWDPKDTSTFLTCICFAGMGGFFNVMYSYWVRDKHVGMASYIGRVTSPITGKPETIPATGVAPYDTPENHKRYKQWLKYLYVDNSIAVFVNMLTVTWTMFLGFSVLNPRGLVPSGWELVKHQGEWFGAFWGYWGRALMWIVAAAFIADTWLGSCDAISRMHADYLYSNFKRLRVKSFRWWYYFWVIVLTIVTCITMLLAQPGELLITTGVLNFISMTLYCPILIYMNYYKIPKTVAKWTRPHVFWLIVGIIVTTVYAILSVWYLGVTFKLI
- a CDS encoding phosphoglycerate dehydrogenase, which produces MKDKMRVFISSRSFGVACPEAIELIKKVAEIERSTFGRKLNEKELMDIVPYYDGIIIGMDEVTEKVIYSSKKLKVIAKHGIGLDNIDLNAATKHGVIVTFVPQQNADSVADFTFCLILALARKIVDAHLSTIKGEWSPLKFVGKEIYGKTLGIIGLGSIGLRVAKRAKGFDMRILCTTAHPEKHKKEAEIYGIEFVNLETLLKESDIITIHIPLTPETKGMIGDKEFSLMKKDALLINTARGPIVNEEALIKALKEKRIAGAALDVFEKEPPDKDNPLFKLENVIVAPHMASYTVEALSRVDLTLAQDLVKALKGEKPQYIANPQVFER
- the ilvD gene encoding dihydroxy-acid dehydratase; the protein is MNLNRLKHKSRIITEGVERAPHRSLFKAMGYTNEDIEKPFIGIANSWNEIIPGHLHLNEISKYVKDGVYSAGGTPIEFNTIGICDGIAMGHEGMKASLVSRDIIADSIELMTLAHCFDALVLIASCDKIEPGMIMAAARLNIPSIFINGGPMLTGKLGERMLAYGDVYEAIGAYSAGKISLEEFKNIEEFACPGVGSCAGLYTANTMAILIEALGLSLPGSSTIPAIDSRRKIIAKETGKAILKVLENDIKPRDILTFESFENAITVDLAMGGSTNTVLHLLAIAHEANVKLTIDDFDRINSRTPHIADLLPGGRFPIWQFDKIGGVPFLMKKLLKAGLLNEGVITVTGKTLKENLEEYSFPFIEKQEIVKDINNPIRKTGALVILKGNLAPEGAIVKVAGVEKLIHEGPAKVFNCEEDAYKAIIKGEIEKGDVIVVRYEGPRGGPGMREMLSITAAVVGSGLSKHVALITDGRFSGATRGLMVGHVSPEAAVGGPIAIVENNDIILIDAISKKLELKISKEEIEKRLKKWVPSKPKYTCGSLARYSKLASSASKGALMSM
- the iolO gene encoding 5-keto-L-gluconate epimerase, encoding MKFSIYLSMGKSFWVTIYETPIKESIEKVAKYGYNGIEIMPEDPTKVNINEIKEIIEENNLEVAAIGSGQVYTYHHLSFIHPNKEIREKAIKKVNECIDFARKIDSGIVIIGLVKGKIEEGVSLDEAWRNLIECIKKCGEYAEKNDIKLAIEPDNRYETDIVNNADEALKLIKEINLKSIKLMLDTFHMNIEEVSFSQTIKNVSKELIHFHVADSNRCAPGMGHINFKEIIDTLKEINYNGYIGIEVLPKPNADEAAKKSIEYLKKLL
- a CDS encoding winged helix-turn-helix transcriptional regulator: MLNKLLIFTLLTIATLMPIKPYYSSTYTVLNIEVYEDGWCEVTHIITNINSEFINVSIAKDAEFLLVLDFSEEPLDYELYNGEINIYSENLTGVKIIYYTQSFTSKNTEGVWTFNLLTDANEINIILPRYSTILGFEETPLKIRMEYEKISLSFNSKKISFHYIIEAPILKTTTQTKSSETLTTYLKTETQFITKTISNKTTIITSLITYTLTETIKESITKIETEFGLNIFYIILPLIVIAIILVIILLKKKRETMREYLTEEEEAIINILKKRDGVYQSELIEILNLPKTTVWRHLKRLEKMGKIKIIRKENKNYIVLK